acaaataaatgaataaatagataaatataGCTGTGAAACacataaaagagaaaaaaaagaacttaCAGCTATTCTTCTCCAAATGCACTGAATATTTCATTGATTAAATCCTATATTTCATTGACATTTGCaattcaattatatatatatatatatatatataatgtatGTATTTATAGACATTGTTaaagaaaagtaagaaatttagagaaagaaaaacaagtttaaaaaatttaaatatgaggGTATTATTGACAATTCTTCACCTTTGATATTGGTATATGGTCCCACTATCATTTCAagggtgctaagtgagaatttaAAAACTTAAGGGAGTtaggtgatatttcatgaaacctcatgggaggtttttgaaattatccctttatttaTTGTATTAGTGTATATATTGGACAGTAGATTATTTCGTCAACTATATTTACTGACATCACCATTATAATTTCCAATACaactttttatcttcccaattacccttttatctcacatacatcacatcacaaaaaatgctacagtaattattccaaataataccTTATCCAAACACATCAATTGATTCATTTGTTTTATATTGTCGGACTTGGATCTTATTTTTTGAGCCTGTCAACCCATAGTCCGGAAATCGCTTGATagcaaattcatttttttttaagggtaaatATGCCAATATTCACCACGTAACCTtgtgacaaactatttgaagGGAGCAAAAATTTAAGTTGTACAACATATAGTTTAAAGTTTGGTATATGTTACAAATTCTTGGATTGATAAGATGTGTACCAAAATTTGGGCCGCATTGTAAACTATCAAGTGTTTGCATTTAAAGGGAGTCCCTAACACCAAACTACCACAGAGAAGGCATAATAAAACGCatctgaaatttcaaaaaatggCGGGATCACCGGTTCCAATTGATAGTTCCTCGAACGATAAAGCGATGGCGATGAATCCAATCCTAGAGCAATGGCAGGTTCAATACGCGCGCTTCGTACATTTTCCTCCTATTTCGTCCGTCTCCTCGGCGGCGGCTCATCATCAACCTCTACTCGTACCTCGCTCCAATACCTCGAGGAAAATCCGAAAAGGCGGGGTTTGGTTTTCCacatcttcctcttcctccgCAGCCACCGCTGTTGGAACTGCCTGTCTCAAGCTCATCGGTAGTTCCGATGATGCTATCCTCAATCTCTCTGTCCATGGCAAAGTCCTCGTAAGTCATCCTCACGATCATCTCCTTTTCTCTGCTTTCGAATAATAAATATGTGATTGCGGTAAGAATACAGCGGAAATATCTGAATCGGTAGAAATTAGTACTCTGTATTCTTCAAGCTGGAAATTCAAGTTTATgttgaatttagtatttttatacCTATGCATTTTAAGCTGAAAATTTAAATCTCTGTTGAATTTATTTGTGTGTGTCTTGGCTGAGAGTTCAaattttatggatttaatttgCGTTCTCATGAGCaggaaattcaaattttggttgAACTTAGCAGTATGTTTGTGCGTGTCTTTGTTTAGCTGACAATTGAAATTTCTACTGGATTAGTACTATATTTCTGTTTGTTTTAGCTGagaatttaaattcctgtttgaGTGTGTGTGCATATTCATTTGCTGGAAATTTAAACTTCTGTTGAATTTAGTACCGTACTATTAAAACTGTTTTTGTGAATTGTGTAATATAGTCACATATTACGCAATTAATTGTTTCGACACGCAAGCATCTGGCAATTTATCCTCAATTACAAGATATAGATGTAAATATGAGGTATGAAAAGAGCAAATAATGTCAGAGTCAGAAAATTTGAGTCCTCTTTAGTTACATGAAGAGAAAAATGCCATCCTGTCTTCACTCTGATCTCTCTCCCCCACCCCTCGTTGATTTTGCTTTGAGTGTTAGCCTATCTGAGAGGGAATTTTAGAATGAGCATAATCAGTTGGACCTGCACAAGttttaattgctcaaattatCTTAGAAGCTTTCCCGCTTATTCTAAATTTATCATTTATTGAGAGTTTATTTTTGCTAAAATCTTaagcatttttttcttttttttttccctcactGTTTATTTCATATTAGGAGAATATTGTGGTTCAAAGGTTTTTATCTTGCTCTATTTTTATTACAGGAAGAGCATCGAGTTTTGCAGCTGCATTTTACATGGCCTCAGGTGTCATGTGTATCTGGATTTCCTGCAAGAGGAAGCCGAGCTATTTTTGTGAGCTACAATGATTGTTTAGGACAGGCAAGTTCCTCAATCTTGGGAGATTGTAACTACATCAGTTTTTTCACCGAATAACTTTATAATAAAGCCTAAAAGTTTAGAACAAAAATGGGGACTAAGATATTTTCTCCAGTCACCTCGAGTAACTATCCAAGCTTAGAGACAAATAGCTGGGGAAACTTACGAGGGAGTAATgtaacattcttttttttttctcgtttggaaaaaatataaaagaaggTAATGTGAATTAACTGAAACATTATACTGAACAAGGAATGCAGTTTGCATTTATTGCAGAAGTCTATGGTGGAAGCTCATGCTTATAGTGCTTCACTATAGCCCTTTAAATTTGACAAAGATAATGAGTAATTCCCAAAAGTATACTACGTCCCAGATTTTGGCTGAAAAACTGATCATATCATGAGTTGTACTCATGATGTAACTTATGTTGGTTTTACTCCAAACTGTTAATATGGTAGCATATTGGTCATTACTCGAAATTGCTGTAGGTTTTCCTTGGGTCTGTAGTACTTTCTGATAAGCGTCCTGACAATCAATATAAAACCTGGGAGttacctccttttttttttttgtcctgcAGGTCCAGAAATTCACCTTACGGTTTTTAACAATTTATGAAGCAGAAGCGTTCATTGATGTTCTGAAGGTACACCAATAACTACCAATGATTACATGGCCTGATTATATAACTTACTACACTCTTGGGGGTATCTGCAGAATTTTTTGTATCAAAAGCTGAGTTGACTCGCGTCAAAATCTGAATTGACTCGTATCAAGAGTGTATCTGTAGAACTTTTTGCATCAAAACCTGAATTGACTCgtgtcacttttgcttttctaataaCTGAGATTATGGTTAATGTTGAATCCAGGAGACCTTGTATAATGCTCCAGATAAGCTTCAAGGTTTGAAATACAATTCTGAGCTATCATCGCAATCTGAGTTTATCCCTCCGATTGGACTTCCATATAGGTAGGCATGGCTTTCTGTTCCTAATTAGACACATATAGAACTAAAGGAAAGTATTGAACTAAAATTTCTGACAGCCAGTAACTAGCTTTGGGTACTTTCAGGGCTGAGGAAGATTGGAGGCATACAACTTTTGCTGACACAAGTATCACTTCGAGGGTAACTGAGGAAGATTGTAGGCTTACAACTTCTGTTACTAGTAGTTTCAGACTGAGGATGGAATATAACTACTGCTGAAGCTATGAACCATCAGGGGCTAGCAAGCTTGAACTGCATAGTCGATAAACATTCAAATGACCAAGAAGCCATACATAATCCTGAAGTTGAAGATTTTCCTGTTGATTTTCCTCCCAGTTTCACATCATTCCTAAGGAACTGTTGCCCTGCAGCTGAAAAAAGTAATTGTCCACTATAAACCATATTACGTAATCTATTGCTTCTCATCGACTTACGAACCAATTACCAATTGACATTTCAGATGCAGTGCTAGCAGCATTACCTGAGGAAAATGACCTTAAGGCCCAAATTGCGGTAcattcttgttctttttctcatATGACCAATTGATTCAACGTCAAGGGTTGTGATATAGTGTTAATTATTAAGAGATTCAAACACTGGCTTAACGTTTATCCTTTAAATATGCAATTGCTGCAGAGATATCTGGAAGATTCTTCCTTTCAAGGTACACTTATTTGTCAGATATTGCTCATCCTCTTTCCTGAGATGTGATGGTTTATGTTTATGCATCGGTAGGTGCATATTTCAATTTCAGTTACATGCTGGAGCAATCCTGGCTTGTTGTTTTTGATCTGTCTTCTGTGTCATTCTAACATTTATATGTTGAATGAGTGTGGCCTCATCTAGATGATCATAGCTGAATACTAATACTGCCAATTGCCAAAAATCTTTGAAGCAGCAAATTGAATATCTTGAGAAGCAACCAGCTTCTCTTTTTTTGTCTAGACATATTGCATCTAGATTACTAATATCTTAGCTGATTCTATGTTGTCAGCAGATATTTTAGTTAAGGTGGAGAAAGTCATCAATGAGATCGGAGATGGTGTAATGCTGTAAGCGCCCAGCAAATTGGCAGGCTTGAACTGCAACATTTGCCATTAAAATATGTCATTCTTTCCTATAGCAGTAATGCCTAGCAAACCTCGTTCAAGACATCATCCTGCAAGTTTGTTCGTTTTATTGTCTCTTTGTAGTAGCAAATGATTCcataaaaagagaagaaagaaatgatTTGTCAATCGAGTTGGCTGAACAGGAAAATCTTGCATGTCATGACATATTATTCTCAAAAAGATGGAGGCGAAGAAGTCATGGACTGCGTCATTATGCGTTTTGATATGATGCAATTTTAGATTAATTTCTGGAACGAACCTTGTTAAGGTGTTCAGGCCACATCACATGCTTGAGAAACGTCGGCGTATGTTGAGAATCCTGAGACGGTGGGTTGGGAAGGTTGCACAGGACCGTTCCGGTTCAGGATCATTCCTCGCTTCACTAACCAGGTGACGTGCTTTAAATTAGTCAAATTCTGCCGTTTAagccagaaaaaaaaatgaaaacaaaaataaagttaaaaaaaaaaattggcgcAAAATAATGAAGTGAAGTCTTGGGGCAACATAATGAAGAGAAGCGATTGTGCAACATGTACGTAACGCCAATTATTTGGGGAAATTTTTTTCTATTGTTTTAAACATGTTTTTtcaattatttaatttttaatctCGTCACAATACATTAGAAAACTTATGTAGCAAAATGAATCTTTTtctgaaaaatgcaatccaaattGACTTTGTCATCATTTACGTGCCTTTtcgttcttcttttttttttttccacccccaccaccccccccccccaacttTCCTCCTTCCCTGTTTTTATGAATAAATGTTCCCGTCTCTTCTATTGGAAGGCGACGAGTTGCATGCCAGagctttttaattttctttttctttgcttaGTCCTTCCAAAAAATTTGTGGGGGAGTAGGAACCGTGGGGTGTTTGTGTGAGCCGAGTTATATAACTTTTTGAATGACCTTGTCAAATGCTTCTAGGACATCCGCTCCCACACTAATTcataaacttgaaaaaaaaaaaaagatggaaaaagacGGAGTGATTGACAAATATCATACTCTCTGTCTTTTGCCTAACGTCTTTCTACGATTCACTATTGTAGCTGAGAATCAgataaatcaaaatcaagaaactcgATACTTGCACGCAAAATCATAGAATAATATCGTGCGATGCTTGTTTATACAGGAGAAGGTTTTTTAAAGCGCAGTTCCCATATGACCAGGTACAAGTATTTGTTACGTACAGAAAGTCAACTTTGAAGTCAATGGCGCCAACTGACTTGCAAAAATCTGCTAATCACATCTTAATCGAATATTAAAAGAGGATATCTGTTTCCTCTCATCAATCATCATCGCAAAGATCCAATACAATCACAACGTTTAGCTTATTTCTATAGATTCTGCCACAGTTATTTGGAATGGGGCTAGGATCTTGAATAGTTGCTctttttctaccaaaaaaacaaaagaaatagtTGCTCTTTGTCCTTTTAGTATATGGTTTTCTTGGCCGGCACAGCTATAACAAGTATACAAAATACcttctttgtttttcattaagcATCCAATTAAGGACGATTATTTTTATTCACGAGTAATAAGGCTGTGCTTAGTGGGTGCTCTCAAAGTGATTAGTCGAATCTACTTCTTTTGAAGAAGGCATGCCTCAAAAAGCTTCGAAGACAGCTATAACAAGCATCTGGTTCCGAGTTAGGCAGCAAAATAATTGTATCGCCGGATACATTTGAATTTCCAATTACGCAAGAGAGATAGATAGATCCTGGGATGATCTATTTCTTGCTGTTCTTTCTTTGTGATTGTAATACTTGCTTGGACTTTCACATGAACATACATAAGCTCATACCTACCCAAAAAGGAACATACATAAGCTAATAAGTAGTTCATTGTAAAGATCGGCAAAGGTTTCATTGCTAGCAAAAGCTTGAAGCAATTGTTTATTGGTAGAGACTTCGTTAGCTACAATAAGATATTTACAGGCTGCAATATCCcaatcgttttttttttttttattggaactTGTAGGTGATgtgttgattttcatttcaaaGATGAACCAAAACGTATTCAATCCGTGTAATAGCTTCAAGCAGATAATGACAAATGGAAGTAGTTAACCTCGAAATTTCTACATAGCGATTCTGTCATAATAATTCCTTCCTTTCACAAGACAAACCTCAGCCAAGGCTGCTTATGGCTTCTGGCACCAGGAAATGTGGTTACCTTGGTTTTCTCCTCCCTCTCTGCGTGCTGTTTATGGGAACTTCTGCATACCCAACTCAGATTAGTCGTATATATCCTTTTGCCTGCTCTAACAGCATCAAGACGTGCAATTCTTACCTTTACCAGCACAATGGCTTTAAAAAAGAGCAGATCGCTTCTTATTACTCGGTGAATACGTCACAAATCAGGCCGATCACTGACAACAACAGAAATGACTACCTTGTAACTGTACCTTGTTCTTGCAAAAATGTTAATGGCACTGATGGGTACTTCTATGATACTGACTATACTTTGCAAAGAAACGACACCTTTGCAAATGTCTCTAATCAGATTTATAGTGGGCAGGCTTGGAAAGTTGGCGGAGAAGAAAACTACACTGCAGGACTGAATGCCACCATGCATCTCTTGTGTGGATGTGTAGAAAGTGACTCTCAGATTGTGGTAACTTATACAGTCCAACCTCTTGATACCTTATCAAGTATTGCAGATTTACTTGCTTCA
This portion of the Coffea eugenioides isolate CCC68of chromosome 11, Ceug_1.0, whole genome shotgun sequence genome encodes:
- the LOC113752752 gene encoding protein POOR HOMOLOGOUS SYNAPSIS 1, whose amino-acid sequence is MAGSPVPIDSSSNDKAMAMNPILEQWQVQYARFVHFPPISSVSSAAAHHQPLLVPRSNTSRKIRKGGVWFSTSSSSSAATAVGTACLKLIGSSDDAILNLSVHGKVLEEHRVLQLHFTWPQVSCVSGFPARGSRAIFVSYNDCLGQVQKFTLRFLTIYEAEAFIDVLKETLYNAPDKLQGLKYNSELSSQSEFIPPIGLPYRAEEDWRHTTFADTSITSRVTEEDCRLTTSITTAEAMNHQGLASLNCIVDKHSNDQEAIHNPEVEDFPVDFPPSFTSFLRNCCPAAEKNAVLAALPEENDLKAQIARYLEDSSFQDILVKVEKVINEIGDGVML